One Hydrogenoanaerobacterium saccharovorans DNA segment encodes these proteins:
- a CDS encoding Gfo/Idh/MocA family protein, with the protein MKQITVAIAGCGGRGLDTYAVVAKKIPDKMKIVAVADMLPERLQKAKQQFSLTDEQCFRTVEEMLESEKLADVLFVCTQDRQHVGHAIPAIRKGYHILLEKPISPSAEECRALLKEAKKYNREVVVCHVLRYTPFYRKVKEVIESGIIGDIVSLQAIENVGYWHMAHSFVRGNWRNTAETSPMILAKCCHDLDILVWLMGQRCSEVSSFGDTALFKADKAPQGAALRCTQGCKAKESCPYDAEKIYLTNPQTGVLHGNVGWPCNVLALYPTEASITEAIEKGPYGRCVYHCDNDTVDHQIVNMQMENGVTASLTMCAFTSKGHRSLKVMGTMGDIEADMGANTIEVCRFGDQPQIIDVTKLSDDFSGHGGGDVKMVKEFIEYLANEENKKMCSNLEESLESHYVALAAEESRIAQGKSVCVQELRA; encoded by the coding sequence ATGAAACAGATTACAGTAGCAATTGCAGGCTGCGGCGGCAGAGGCCTTGATACCTATGCCGTAGTTGCAAAAAAAATCCCCGATAAAATGAAAATAGTTGCAGTGGCAGATATGCTGCCTGAACGCTTGCAAAAAGCAAAACAGCAATTTAGCCTTACCGATGAGCAGTGCTTTCGCACCGTAGAAGAAATGCTTGAGAGCGAAAAGCTTGCCGACGTGCTATTTGTATGTACGCAAGACCGTCAGCACGTAGGTCATGCCATCCCTGCCATCCGTAAGGGCTACCACATTTTGCTGGAGAAACCCATTTCGCCCAGTGCAGAAGAATGCCGTGCGCTGTTAAAAGAAGCAAAGAAGTACAACCGGGAGGTGGTGGTTTGCCATGTGCTAAGGTATACACCGTTTTATCGTAAGGTAAAAGAAGTTATTGAGAGCGGCATCATTGGTGATATCGTTTCGTTGCAGGCAATTGAAAACGTTGGTTACTGGCATATGGCGCACAGCTTTGTACGCGGCAACTGGCGAAACACCGCTGAAACAAGCCCTATGATCTTGGCAAAATGCTGCCACGACTTGGACATTTTAGTTTGGCTGATGGGTCAGCGGTGCAGTGAAGTATCCTCTTTTGGCGATACGGCTTTGTTTAAAGCCGATAAAGCCCCGCAAGGTGCTGCACTGCGCTGTACACAGGGCTGTAAGGCAAAAGAAAGCTGCCCTTACGATGCAGAAAAAATCTACCTTACCAATCCTCAAACAGGCGTATTGCATGGCAATGTTGGTTGGCCGTGTAATGTTTTGGCTTTGTACCCTACAGAGGCAAGCATTACAGAAGCAATCGAAAAGGGGCCTTATGGGCGCTGTGTCTATCACTGCGACAACGACACAGTAGACCATCAAATCGTCAACATGCAAATGGAAAATGGTGTAACGGCAAGTCTTACCATGTGTGCTTTTACCAGCAAAGGCCATCGCTCCTTAAAAGTGATGGGGACAATGGGCGATATCGAAGCGGATATGGGTGCCAATACCATTGAAGTGTGCCGTTTTGGTGATCAGCCCCAAATCATTGATGTTACAAAGTTAAGCGATGATTTTTCCGGCCACGGCGGCGGGGATGTTAAAATGGTGAAAGAGTTTATCGAGTACTTGGCAAACGAAGAAAACAAAAAAATGTGCAGCAATTTAGAGGAATCGTTAGAAAGCCATTACGTCGCGCTTGCAGCCGAAGAATCACGCATTGCACAGGGCAAGTCTGTCTGTGTGCAAGAACTGAGAGCTTAA
- a CDS encoding NPCBM/NEW2 domain-containing protein: MKTTLKKGLSMALAIAIIFTVFNLNALPTLAQEIAQEVYLSDLNWKEVHPHSQDDWAQPKKDLNCENQPIRMIGTDGAAVPYSKGIGLHAVGTVVYELKGNYTKFMADVGTDYTNKDKKKPTSIHCSVYVDDETEPRWASSAPITIHTALQPIEVDVTGAAKLRIVVDDAGDGGDSDWSIWGNARLQVKQLTPKEKLAQAITEAEQLNQTDYTAESWAVFADALANAKTVAAGDDEAAYTAAETRLRDSINLLQKASGSSQSRYLSDLTWKSANTSLGKLPVKDANINYTPINIYGTVYEKGIGTHAGHEIVYSLQGAYESFSAIVAPDNGCNAEPSRNMSIMGLVVYADNLQIYRNDHINFHNKDLIDLQLDVKGVQELKFAVTQGDNGNDWSDDLDLADAKLYYKSANLCSIKINGEHLAEFLPSVYNYEVSAEKYPDIPVVSVEAAEGAQVQITQATSESNEAVIKIEDKTYVIRFTDSAQFKSFQVRLPDNQLLKGTGIIHANDIYVTVPENTDRSAIAPVFSAGKWNTVTVAGVPQQSGETINNFTQPVVYQVSGAKGSRSYTVHIGTWRNIPTAFADENAGVLERPSIINYPGTLTMKLVMAVPQKGSQTGSIVSARFDDALDIIRQVDNVTRKIPKIVYLVGWQYQGHDDKYPAWGQVNQHLKCTSCNHVTSLDCLKWLMDEAYEKYNTRVSLHINSTDAYKDSPLWQTYVDNDLISKTIFGTLKSIGTWEGETAYQVNYKNEWEKGFYKQRVDNLINMLDGRLQRAGTIHSDAFFCRSSKQSNVRTEQEARIRMIRYWRDCGIDLTTEFLHDGNENSAGGDGSGLLGVLPMTWHFNQSIQSYMTRPASMVTGGGINDIKYGGDKETVEILFGRSMWGEDLLTQREVYGLTRPNWDKEFKFQFCTQTLPWAYQNTFNRLTLQNNVVTYSDGLVANANNRMVMRNNKLIRTQDDIFVPATWAENEVIAYSVNGYTNKTWQFQKEFQAQTVDIYSVNKTGTALLSSDVDVSDGTITLSLAAGEMVSIVPSGSMQ; this comes from the coding sequence ATGAAAACGACGTTAAAAAAAGGTTTGTCTATGGCATTGGCTATTGCAATTATTTTTACCGTTTTTAATTTAAATGCACTCCCCACTTTAGCACAGGAAATAGCCCAAGAAGTTTATCTCAGCGATTTAAACTGGAAAGAGGTACACCCCCATTCTCAGGATGACTGGGCACAGCCTAAAAAAGATTTAAACTGCGAAAATCAGCCAATCCGCATGATTGGCACAGACGGTGCGGCAGTACCTTATTCTAAGGGAATCGGGCTGCATGCGGTGGGTACTGTGGTTTACGAGCTCAAAGGCAATTATACAAAGTTTATGGCAGATGTTGGCACCGACTATACCAACAAAGATAAAAAGAAGCCGACCTCGATTCACTGCTCTGTTTATGTCGATGATGAGACCGAGCCGAGGTGGGCAAGCAGTGCCCCAATTACCATCCATACTGCGCTGCAACCAATTGAGGTAGACGTTACCGGTGCCGCAAAGCTGCGCATTGTGGTAGATGATGCCGGTGACGGAGGCGATTCTGACTGGAGTATTTGGGGCAATGCACGGTTGCAAGTAAAACAGCTTACGCCGAAAGAAAAATTAGCGCAGGCAATTACCGAGGCAGAACAACTCAATCAAACAGATTATACTGCTGAAAGTTGGGCTGTATTTGCAGATGCACTCGCCAATGCAAAAACGGTTGCCGCAGGCGACGATGAGGCTGCCTACACAGCAGCTGAAACAAGGCTGAGAGACAGCATAAATCTTTTACAAAAGGCGTCGGGGTCTTCGCAATCCCGTTACCTCAGCGACCTTACTTGGAAGTCTGCCAATACATCTCTTGGCAAATTGCCAGTAAAAGATGCCAACATTAACTACACCCCCATTAACATTTACGGAACGGTATACGAAAAAGGAATTGGTACCCATGCAGGGCACGAAATTGTGTATTCCCTTCAAGGTGCGTACGAATCTTTTTCTGCAATTGTTGCACCGGATAACGGCTGTAATGCCGAACCGAGCCGAAATATGAGCATCATGGGGCTTGTGGTTTATGCCGATAACCTCCAAATTTACCGCAACGACCACATTAACTTTCACAACAAAGATTTAATCGACCTGCAACTGGATGTGAAAGGAGTGCAAGAGCTGAAGTTTGCGGTTACACAAGGTGATAACGGGAATGACTGGAGTGACGACCTTGATTTGGCAGATGCAAAACTTTATTATAAGAGCGCAAATTTATGTTCCATTAAAATTAACGGAGAACACCTAGCTGAATTTCTGCCATCCGTTTACAATTACGAAGTTTCTGCCGAAAAATATCCGGACATTCCGGTTGTATCGGTAGAGGCGGCAGAAGGCGCGCAGGTGCAAATTACACAGGCAACCAGCGAATCTAACGAGGCTGTTATTAAAATTGAGGACAAAACTTATGTGATTCGTTTTACGGATTCCGCTCAGTTCAAATCATTCCAAGTTCGGTTGCCCGACAATCAGCTTTTAAAAGGTACGGGCATCATCCATGCAAACGATATTTATGTTACAGTGCCCGAAAATACAGACCGCTCTGCAATTGCACCCGTTTTCAGTGCCGGAAAATGGAATACCGTAACGGTAGCCGGAGTACCGCAGCAAAGCGGAGAAACCATAAATAACTTTACGCAACCGGTTGTATATCAGGTAAGCGGTGCAAAGGGCAGCCGAAGCTATACCGTGCACATCGGCACATGGCGCAATATCCCCACCGCATTTGCAGATGAAAACGCAGGTGTATTGGAACGGCCTTCTATCATAAATTATCCCGGCACACTTACTATGAAACTGGTAATGGCAGTACCGCAAAAAGGCAGCCAAACAGGTTCCATCGTGTCTGCAAGGTTTGACGATGCACTGGATATTATACGGCAGGTGGATAATGTAACCCGAAAAATACCCAAAATTGTTTATCTTGTGGGTTGGCAGTATCAAGGGCATGACGATAAATACCCGGCATGGGGGCAGGTAAACCAGCATTTAAAATGCACCTCGTGCAACCATGTAACCAGCTTAGATTGCTTAAAATGGCTGATGGACGAAGCATACGAAAAATACAATACAAGGGTCAGCCTGCATATCAACTCTACCGATGCTTATAAAGACAGCCCCCTGTGGCAAACCTATGTAGATAATGATTTGATTTCTAAAACCATATTTGGTACGTTAAAAAGCATTGGCACTTGGGAGGGTGAAACCGCTTACCAGGTAAACTACAAAAACGAGTGGGAAAAAGGGTTTTATAAGCAGCGAGTGGATAACTTAATCAACATGCTGGACGGCAGACTGCAACGCGCAGGTACCATCCACAGTGATGCATTCTTCTGCCGCAGTTCAAAGCAAAGCAATGTCCGCACCGAGCAAGAAGCTCGTATTCGGATGATACGCTATTGGCGTGACTGCGGAATAGACCTTACCACCGAGTTTTTGCATGACGGCAACGAAAACAGTGCAGGCGGAGACGGCAGCGGTTTGCTTGGCGTTTTACCTATGACCTGGCATTTTAACCAAAGCATTCAATCTTATATGACAAGACCTGCCTCTATGGTGACAGGCGGCGGAATCAACGATATCAAATACGGCGGCGACAAAGAAACCGTTGAGATTTTGTTTGGGCGCAGTATGTGGGGTGAAGATTTACTGACACAGCGCGAAGTTTACGGCCTTACACGCCCAAATTGGGACAAGGAATTTAAATTCCAGTTCTGTACGCAAACCTTGCCTTGGGCTTACCAAAACACCTTCAACCGCCTTACACTGCAAAACAATGTTGTTACCTATTCCGACGGGCTTGTGGCGAACGCCAATAACCGCATGGTAATGCGTAATAATAAGCTGATAAGAACCCAGGATGATATTTTTGTACCGGCTACATGGGCCGAAAACGAGGTTATTGCTTACAGCGTAAATGGTTACACCAATAAAACATGGCAATTCCAAAAAGAGTTCCAAGCACAAACGGTTGACATTTATTCCGTAAACAAAACCGGTACTGCCTTGCTGTCGTCTGATGTAGACGTATCGGACGGAACTATTACACTTTCGCTTGCCGCAGGCGAGATGGTAAGCATCGTACCATCGGGCAGTATGCAATAA